GCGAGCTGCGCGGCGACATCAGTCAGGTCCCGTCGGCGGTAAGCGCAATCAAAGTTGGTGGTCGGCGGGCCTACCAGTTGGCGCGTGCGGGCGAGGCGGTTGAACTGCAGGCCCGGCCGGTACGCATCGACCGCTTTGTGGTGTTGGAGGTGCGACGCGCGTCCAGCTGGGTCGACCTCGATGTAGAAGTCGACTGCTCTTCGGGCACCTACATTCGCGCGCTGGCCCGCGACCTCGGAGCCTTCCTGGGCGTAGGCGGTCATCTGACGTCGTTGCGGCGCACCCGAGTCGGACGCTTCGACCTGGCGCAGGCGCTGACACTCGACGAAGTGGCCGAGCATCCGCGACTGAGTTTGAGCCTCGACGAGGCCTGCCTGCTGATGTTCCCGCGCCGTGCCTTGACCGTGCCGGAAGCTGAGGCGGCGGCTAATGGGCGGGCGCTGCCGGCGGCTGGTATCGACGGCACCTACGCGGCTACCGCCGACGACGGCCGGGTGATTGCGCTGCTGCGCGAGCAGGGGTCGCGGACTCGGTCAGTTGTGGTTATCCGGCCGGCGACGATGCAGTCCGGTACGGATTGAGCAGGAACCGGGGCAATCGGGTCCCGCCGCTGGACCCTGTGACCGCCCAGGGTGGGCCGCGCGCGTAACGTCACTGCAAATCCGCCTTGATCTTTCGCGGTGGCGCTCCACTCGCGAAGTCGGGCCCATGGAAGGGGCAACGATGCCTAAAGCAAGCAACAAAGTATTCGTCGTGGGTGTCGGCATGACGAAGTTCGAGAAACCCGGCCGGCGCGAAGGCTGGGATTATCCGCAGATGGCCAAGGAGTCCGGCACCAAGGCGCTGCAGGACGCCGGTGTCGACTACCGCGATATCGAGCAGGGCTACGTCGGTTATGTGGCCGGCGATTCGACCAGTGGACAGCGCGCCCTCTACGAACTCGGTATGACCGGCATTCCGATCGTCAATGTCAACAACAATTGTTCGACCGGATCCACCGCGCTGTATCTGGGCGCACAAGCCGTCCGCGGCGGACTGGCAGACTGCGTGCTGGCGCTCGGTTTCGAGAAGATGCAGCCCGGAGCGCTCCAGGTGGGGTCCCAGGATCGCGAGTCGCCGCTGGGCAAACACGTGCAGGCCCTGGCCGCGATCGATGAATTCACTTTCCCGGTGGCGCCGTGGATGTTCGGTGCCGCCGGACGTGAACACATGAAGAAGTACGGCACCACCGCGGAGCATTTCGCGAAGATTGGTTACAAGAACCACAAGCACTCGGTCAACAACCCCTACGCGCAGTTCCAGGAGGAGTACTCTCTCGACGACATCCTGGCCGCCAAGATGATCTCCGACCCGCTGACCAAACTGCAGTGCTCACCCACGTCCGACGGATCGGCCGCAGTGGTGCTGGCCAGTGAAGAGTACGTGGCGAAGCACGATCTGGCAGGGCAAGCCGTCGAGATTGTCGGGCAGGCAATGACTACCGACTTCGAATCCACTTTCGACGGGAGCGCGGCCAACATCATCGGCTACGACATGAATGTGCAAGCTGCCCAACAGGTTTATGACCAGTCTGGGCTGGGGCCCGACGACTTCCAGGTGATCGAGCTGCACGACTGCTTCTCGGCCAACGAGCTGCTGCTGTACGAAGCGCTGGGGCTGTGCGGCGAAGGTGAGGCGGCCAAGCTGATCGACGACAACCAGACCACCTACGGTGGACGCTGGGTGGTTAACCCCTCCGGCGGCCTGATCTCCAAGGGGCATCCGCTGGGCGCGACCGGGCTGGCGCAGTGCTCCGAGCTGACCTGGCAACTGCGCGGCACCGCCGACAAGCGCCAGGTCGACAACGTCACCGCGGCACTGCAACACAACATCGGCCTCGGCGGCGCCGCAGTGGTGACGGCCTACCAGCGCGCCGAGCGCTGATCGGGTAGCGACATGATCGAGTGGTCCGAAACCGACCTGATGGTGCGCGATACCGTGCGCCAGTTTATCGATAAG
The nucleotide sequence above comes from Mycobacterium vicinigordonae. Encoded proteins:
- the truB gene encoding tRNA pseudouridine(55) synthase TruB, with translation MSESGAGLLVLDKPAGMTSHDVVGRCRRIFATRRVGHAGTLDPMATGVLVIGIERATKILGLLTATSKAYTATIRLGQTTSTDDAEGEVLESISAAHVTDAAIEAAVSELRGDISQVPSAVSAIKVGGRRAYQLARAGEAVELQARPVRIDRFVVLEVRRASSWVDLDVEVDCSSGTYIRALARDLGAFLGVGGHLTSLRRTRVGRFDLAQALTLDEVAEHPRLSLSLDEACLLMFPRRALTVPEAEAAANGRALPAAGIDGTYAATADDGRVIALLREQGSRTRSVVVIRPATMQSGTD
- a CDS encoding lipid-transfer protein, encoding MPKASNKVFVVGVGMTKFEKPGRREGWDYPQMAKESGTKALQDAGVDYRDIEQGYVGYVAGDSTSGQRALYELGMTGIPIVNVNNNCSTGSTALYLGAQAVRGGLADCVLALGFEKMQPGALQVGSQDRESPLGKHVQALAAIDEFTFPVAPWMFGAAGREHMKKYGTTAEHFAKIGYKNHKHSVNNPYAQFQEEYSLDDILAAKMISDPLTKLQCSPTSDGSAAVVLASEEYVAKHDLAGQAVEIVGQAMTTDFESTFDGSAANIIGYDMNVQAAQQVYDQSGLGPDDFQVIELHDCFSANELLLYEALGLCGEGEAAKLIDDNQTTYGGRWVVNPSGGLISKGHPLGATGLAQCSELTWQLRGTADKRQVDNVTAALQHNIGLGGAAVVTAYQRAER